One part of the Peromyscus leucopus breed LL Stock chromosome 19, UCI_PerLeu_2.1, whole genome shotgun sequence genome encodes these proteins:
- the Slc4a9 gene encoding anion exchange protein 4 has protein sequence MKLPGQEDFGHSSAHENVLAEELDSGLGPGPGPGDPSDTDNGESGVSQDPLLFIQLNELLGWPHALEWRETGRWVLFEEKLEVGAGRWSAPHVPTLALPSLQKLRSLLAEGIVLLDCQAQNLLELVEQVISGESLSPELRGQLQALLLQRPQHHIQTPGIRPCRGSRAFRNASHDEDSPLKHQNPLRQKLPPGAEAAAVLAGELGFLAQPLGVFVRLRTPVVLEPLTEVILPSRFFCLLLGPPTLEGSYREMGRAAAVLLSDPQFQWSVRRASDLHDLLAALDAFLQEVTTVPPGRWDPTARIPPPKCLPSQHKRLHSELQEVTGRSASQAEDWHTPSPELQRTGRLFGGLVQDVRRKACWYPSDFLDALHPQCFSAVLYIYLATVTNAITFGGLLGDATEGAQGVLESFLGTAVAGAAFCLMAGQPLTILSSTGPVLVFERLLFSFSRDHNLDYLPFRLWVGIWVATFCLVLVATEASLLVRYFTRFTEEGFCALISLIFIYDAVGKMLNLIHAYPIQRPGSPAYGCFCQYPGPGGNASEWTSTKHKDTDVLSVHLGLVNASLLSPPECIRQGGYPHGPSCYTVPDVAFFSLLLFSTSFLCAVALKHVKNSRLFPSVVRKVLSDFSSVLAILLGCGLDAFLGLATPKLLVPTEFKPTLPGRGWLVSPFGANPWWLSVAAALPALLLSILIFMDQQITAVILNRAEYRLQKGAGFHLDLFCVAILLLLTSALGLPWYVSATVISLAHMDSLRRESKACVPGEAPHFLGIREQRLTGLVVFILTGVSIFLAPVLKFIPMPVLYGIFLYMGVAALSSIQFMKRVQLLLMPTKHQPDTLLLRHVPLSRVHLFTAIQLACLGLLWIIKSTPAAIIFPLMLLGLVGIRKALEWVFSPQELLWLDELMPEEEKNIPENGLEPEHLFSRNDSEDSELMYQPKAPEINISVN, from the exons ATGAAGCTGCCAGGCCAAGAGGACTTTGGACATTCTAGTGCTCATGAAAATGTCCTTGCAGAGGAACTGGACAGTGGCCTTGGCCCTGGTCCCGGCCCTGGTgatccctcagacacagacaatgGGGAGTCAGGGGTATCCCAGGACCCTCTGCTCTTCATTCAACTAAATGAGCTGTTGGGCTGGCCCCATGCACTGGAgtggagggagacaggcag GTGGGTGCTGTTCGAAGAAAAGCTGGAAGTAGGCGCAGGCCGGTGGAGTGCCCCCCATGTGCCTACCCTGGCCTTACCCAGCCTCCAGAAGCTTCGAAGCCTGTTGGCCGAGGGCATTGTACTGCTGGACTGTCAAGCTCAGAACCTCCTGGAGCTTGTGG AGCAGGTAATCAGTGGGGAGTCCCTGAGCCCAGAACTGAGAGGACAGCTCCAAGCCTTGCTGCTGCAGAGACCCCAGCACCACATCCAGACCCCAGGCATCAGGCCCTGCAGAG GGTCTAGAGCTTTCAGAAATGCTTCTCATGACGAGGACAGCCCCCTGAAG CATCAGAACCCCTTGAGACAGAAGCTGCCTCCGGGAGCTGAGGCAGCAGCAGTGTTGGCAGGAGAGCTGGGTTTCCTGGCTCAGCCACTAGGGGTCTTCGTAAGACTGCGGACTCCAGTGGTGCTGGAGCCTCTTACGGAGGTGATCTTGCCTAGCAG gtttttctgcctccttttggGTCCTCCCACCCTGGAAGGGAGCTACCGAGAGATGGGTCGGGCAGCAGCTGTCCTCCTCAGTGACCCG CAATTCCAGTGGTCAGTTCGCCGGGCAAGCGATCTTCATGACCTTCTGGCAGCCCTGGATGCCTTCCTACAGGAGGTGACAACTGTACCCCCAGGGCGGTGGGACCCAACAGCCCGGATTCCCCCGCCCAAATGCCTACCCTCTCAGCACAAAAG ACTCCACTCGGAACTGCAGGAAGTCACTGGCCGGAGTGCGTCCCAGGCAGAGGACTGGCACACACCCAGCCCAGAATTGCAAAGGACCGGCAG GCTGTTTGGGGGTCTTGTCCAGGACGTGCGCCGGAAGGCATGCTGGTACCCCAGTGATTTCTTGGACGCCCTACACCCCCAGTGTTTCTCAGCTGTGCTCTACATTTACCTGGCCACAGTCACAAACGCCATCACTTTTGGGGGTCTGCTGGGAGATGCCACTGAAGGTGCCCAG GGAGTGCTGGAGAGTTTTCTGGGCACAGCGGTGGCTGGCGCTGCCTTCTGCCTGATGGCAGGCCAGCCCCTCACCATCCTTAGCAGCACAGGACCAGTGCTGGTGTTTGAGCGCCTGCTCTTTTCTTTTAGCAG AGATCACAACCTGGACTACCTGCCCTTCCGCCTGTGGGTAGGCATCTGGGTGGCCACGTTTTGCCTGGTGCTGGTGGCTACAGAGGCCAGCTTGCTGGTGCGCTACTTCACCCGATTCACAGAGGAAGGGTTCTGCGCTCTCATCAGCCTCATCTTCATTTATGATGCCGTGGGGAAAATGCTGAACTTGATCCATGCCTATCCAATCCAAAGGCCAGGATCTCCTGCCTATGGTTGCTTCTGTCAATACCCAGGTCCAGGAG GAAATGCATCTGAGTGGACAAGTACAAAGCACAAAGACACAGATGTCTTAAGCGTG CACCTAGGGCTGGTCAACGCATCCTTGCTGTCTCCACCCGAGTGCATCCGGCAGGGCGGCTACCCGCACGGTCCCAGCTGTTACACGGTGCCAGATGTtgccttcttctcccttctcctcttctctactTCCTTCCTTTGTGCCGTGGCCCTCAAGCATGTCAAGAACAGCCGCCTCTTCCCCTCTGTT GTGCGCAAGGTGTTGAGCGACTTTTCCTCAGTCCTGGCCATCCTGCTGGGCTGTGGCCTGGACGCCTTTCTTGGCCTAGCCACACCGAAGCTCTTGGTGCCCACAGAATTCAAG CCTACACTCCCTGGgcgtggctggctggtgtctccttttGGAGCGAACCCCTGGTGGCTGAGTGTGGCAGCTGCCTTGCCTGCCCTGCTGCTGTCTATCCTTATCTTCATGGACCAGCAGATCACAGCAGTCATCCTCAACCGTGCAGAATACAGACTGCAG AAGGGAGCTGGCTTCCACCTGGACCTCTTCTGTGTAGCTATTTTGCTGCTGCTCACATCGGCACTTGGGCTGCCCTGGTATGTCTCAGCCActgtcatctctctggcccacatGGATAGTCTTCGGAGAGAAAGCAAAGCCTGTGTCCCTGGCGAAGCCCCCCACTTCCTGGGCATCAG GGAGCAGCGGCTGACGGGTTTGGTGGTGTTCATCCTTACAGGCGTCTCCATCTTCCTGGCACCTGTGCTCAAG TTCATCCCAATGCCTGTGCTCTACGGCATCTTCCTGTACATGGGAGTAGCAGCACTCAGCAGCATCCAG TTCATGAAAAGAGTGCAGCTATTGTTGATGCCAACAAAACATCAGCCAGACACGCTGCTCTTGCGGCATGTGCCTCTGAGCAGAGTCCACCTGTTCACAGCCATCCAGCTTGCCTGCTTGGGTCTGCTTTGGATAATCAAGTCTACCCCTGCAGCCATTATCTTCCCACTTATG TTACTGGGCCTGGTGGGAATCCGAAAAGCACTGGAGTGGGTCTTTTCACCACAGGAACTCCTCTGGCTGGATGAGCTCATgccagaggaggagaagaacatCCCTGAGAACGGACTGGAGCCAGAGCACTTGTTCAGTAGAAATGACAGTGAAGAT TCAGAACTGATGTATCAGCCAAAGGCTCCAGAAATCAACATCTCTGTGAATTAG